In Pseudomonadota bacterium, the following are encoded in one genomic region:
- a CDS encoding tetratricopeptide repeat protein produces MSKLFNTLEKIRKNETYHVSSELKIAPVSRSSKKRRTIAFIAVFSVFVISGTYLFLSRQTLQNSSPKSKAPQDQTTSSPAEQKVILSSPASTVPETIQSSPKKSTDETASLNNLGVDSIRRQKHWDGIYSLHAAVQADPQRIEPLINLGIALSELGLHGPAAKYFSQAYNISPKHPGLQKNLAILSNAGLLDAYKIFSGNPKLRTY; encoded by the coding sequence GTGAGCAAACTTTTTAATACCCTTGAAAAAATAAGGAAAAACGAAACATATCATGTCTCGTCTGAATTAAAGATTGCCCCGGTATCACGTTCTTCGAAAAAAAGACGCACCATTGCCTTCATTGCTGTTTTCAGCGTCTTTGTTATTTCTGGAACGTATCTGTTTCTTTCACGGCAAACGTTACAAAACAGTTCTCCCAAATCAAAAGCGCCGCAGGACCAGACAACATCAAGCCCTGCAGAACAGAAAGTGATACTCTCATCACCCGCCTCAACAGTGCCGGAGACAATTCAATCTTCCCCGAAAAAATCGACAGATGAAACAGCCTCACTCAACAATCTGGGCGTTGACAGCATAAGAAGACAGAAACACTGGGACGGCATTTATTCCCTTCATGCGGCGGTTCAAGCCGATCCTCAAAGGATTGAGCCACTGATAAATCTTGGAATTGCACTTTCTGAACTTGGATTACATGGCCCCGCTGCAAAATATTTTTCCCAGGCCTACAATATTTCGCCTAAACACCCTGGACTTCAAAAAAACCTGGCGATTCTTTCAAACGCCGGATTACTTGATGCTTATAAAATTTTTTCAGGCAACCCGAAACTGAGAACGTATTAA